The following are encoded together in the Chaetodon auriga isolate fChaAug3 chromosome 6, fChaAug3.hap1, whole genome shotgun sequence genome:
- the arpin gene encoding arpin: MSRIYHNTSLQNKPVHNEKFGSVWCPSMYESGQGVLVEGKLLDVSRHVISDDKNPKVRFYVLYIKPSRIHQRKFDASGKEIEPNFSDTKKVNTGFLMSSYKVEAKGESDRLSEEQLSAIVNKADLVKITDKHRPSGTCAFWYPEAEMDKTELETGQDVRLKTRGNSPFIFSLAKVDGGTVTKCNFAGDEKAGASWTDKIMSNKADAVSAQRPGGDGEGAEEDEWDD; encoded by the exons ATGAGCCGAATTTATCACAACACGTCTTTACAGAACAAACCAGTGCACAATGAGAAATTTGGCAGCGTGTGGTGTCCCTCTATGTATGAAAG TGGCCAGGGGGTCCTTGTAGAAGGAAAGCTGCTGGATGTTTCCAGACATGTAATCAGTGACGACAAAAATCCTAAG GTCCGTTTCTATGTGCTGTACATCAAACCCAGCCGCATCCATCAGAGGAAGTTTGATGCCAGCGGGAAGGAGATTGAGCCAAACTTCAGTGACACCAAAAAGGTCAACACTGGTTTCCTCATGTCCTCCTACA AGGTGGAAGCTAAAGGGGAGTCAGACCGTCTGTCTGAGGAGCAGCTGTCAGCGATAGTGAACAAAGCCGATCTGGTGAAGATAACTGACAAGCATCGACCCAGCGGGACCTGTGCCTTCTGGTAcccagaggcagagatggacaAAACAGAGCTGGAAACAGGACAGGACGTCCGACTGAAGACCAGAGGAAACAGTCCTTTCATAT TCTCCTTAGCCAAAGTGGACGGCGGCACGGTGACCAAGTGTAACTTTGCTGGGGATGAAAAAGCCGGAGCGTCGTGGACAGACAAGATCATGTCCAACAAGGCGGACGCAGTCAGCGCTCAGAGGCCcggaggagacggagagggagcagaggaggacgaATGG GATGATTGA